The nucleotide sequence CTGCCATTCGTGGCCGACCCGTTGAAAACGTCTGCGTATCCCACCCACTTCAGCGAGGTAACCCATTTTTCGCAAATAACGTGGGCATGGCGTGAATAAATATTCGAGTAATATGTTCCACATAAACCATTCAACGATCGCCACTATTCTTCGTTGTTTTACAGAATTGAAAGGAATGGTAGTTTCCTACTGTACGGGAATTGTGAGAACCTCTGGCATTCGATTATTGAACCCCACCCCAGCTATGCCCCTCTCCTAGGTTCTGTTGATGAATGAACGGCATTTGATGAACGTAGCAGCCAGATGAATGAAGCTCAGAAAGCAGTCTGACAGTTTGTCGTATCGAGTTGCAATTCTTCGAAATTGCTTCAATTTATTAAAGAATCTTTCTATTTTGTTCCGGCTTTTGTAAGCTTCTTCGTCGATTGGCCATTCTTCCTTCGCATTTGATTTGTTTGGGATATGTACTGGAATATCCCCTTCTTCGATCACTTTTGATCGGATACTATCGCTATCATAAGCTTTATCTGCAACAACTTCCTCAATATCAGGAACTTGTATGATGCTTTCATCAAACAGATTGTCGAATTCAGGTGCATCTCCAGATTGTCCAGGAGTTACTTCCACTGCGATTAACGTGTTTTCGTCAAGACATGCAACGTGAATCTTCGTACTCAATCCCCCTCTACTTCTCCCAAGATCCTGATCATCGTCATCACCAGTTTTTTGCCGTGCCAGCAGCATGTTGATGTGCTCGAACTACTGAGCTATCGATGAATATTCGTTTGATGTTTTCCAGTGGTGTATCTTTCGGCATGTCCTCAAAAAGTCGCTGAAAAACATTGTTTTCACGCCAACGTTTGAACCGCTGATAAACTGCATTCCAGTCGCCAAATCTTGAAGGTAAATCTCTCCAAGGAAGCCCAGTTCTGATAAGAAATAACAGTGCCTCAAAGAACATAAGATCAGTAAGTTTTGGCTTTGCACCAGCAGCGGATCTCTTGGCTCGTTCGACCAATGGCCTAAAAATTGCCCAAATTTTGGGTGTAAGCATTGCTCTCATGATGCGCCTGTCTTGACGTTAAGTGCCTGTAATAAAAGGGTTTAGAAAGAAACTCCGATTCGTCAACACGCCCTAGTAGAAGTGAAGAAAACAATTGAGGACAGGAATGACCGCGGTCCCAGGTTATAGTTGGCCGACGGTGTTCGCCGTGGTTGTTTTTGCCTTTATCGCCCGCAGCGCAAACGAGGGAGTTTCTTTTTCAAGATTGACCGCAAAGTCGCAAAGAAATATCCAACCGTCATTTCCCACAAGCGGTATATCCAGGGCGAGAATTGGCATTCAAGCCAGCCCAGCAAATGCGAAAAAGACTGGATTCCCGCCTTCGCGGGAATGACGGTTGGTGCTCGACCGTCTCAAGGCAGGAAAAGAGATTCACTGTCATTGACAAATTGTTCCTGTTTTTCATTGCATTTATCTCATCAGAGATTATTCTGAATTCAGTTGCGGCCGCATGTGGCCAAAGTGAGCGATTGGAGCAGGAATCGCTTCGTATCCACTCCGCGACTCAGCTCAATCGCGAAATTCGTTAGGGAATCCATGAACACCATCCATACAGAACAACTAAGTGCCAGGATGGCAGAACTGGATACAGACGCTCTCAATGCCATGTTGGACCAGCGTGACGGGGCGGAGTTCGAGTC is from Zavarzinella sp. and encodes:
- a CDS encoding transposase, translating into MRAMLTPKIWAIFRPLVERAKRSAAGAKPKLTDLMFFEALLFLIRTGLPWRDLPSRFGDWNAVYQRFKRWRENNVFQRLFEDMPKDTPLENIKRIFIDSSVVRAHQHAAGTAKNW
- a CDS encoding IS5 family transposase; its protein translation is MLLARQKTGDDDDQDLGRSRGGLSTKIHVACLDENTLIAVEVTPGQSGDAPEFDNLFDESIIQVPDIEEVVADKAYDSDSIRSKVIEEGDIPVHIPNKSNAKEEWPIDEEAYKSRNKIERFFNKLKQFRRIATRYDKLSDCFLSFIHLAATFIKCRSFINRT